The proteins below come from a single Acaryochloris sp. CCMEE 5410 genomic window:
- the rsgA gene encoding ribosome small subunit-dependent GTPase A yields the protein MNLDLLGWSDDLALSFAPFAAQQFQVGRVARQHKQLYTLYTEVGELAAEISGKFRYQIQSTEDLPCVGDWVVISAAGQTATIQHLLPRRTLFSRKVAGGTTEVQLIAANLDSVFLVCGLDHDFNVRRIERYLVMIWESGARPIIILNKVDIGEQIEQRLFDLETIALGIPMVQISALHNQGLDELSPWLQPGKTIALVGSSGVGKSTITNQLMGEQIQAVQAVRADDSRGRHTTTSRQLICLPSGSILIDTPGLRELQLWTTQTGVANAFNEIEALAEHCRFRDCQHQQEPGCAVQAALASGQLEAQRLQSYQKLRKEEAYLHRKQNQKAQINTKARWKKITKSMRQRQKNQWQ from the coding sequence ATGAATTTAGATTTACTGGGCTGGAGCGACGATCTTGCTCTCAGCTTTGCTCCGTTTGCAGCCCAACAATTCCAGGTGGGTCGAGTCGCCCGTCAGCATAAGCAGCTTTACACCCTTTATACCGAAGTAGGAGAATTGGCAGCTGAAATCAGCGGTAAGTTTCGCTATCAAATCCAGAGCACAGAAGATCTGCCCTGCGTCGGAGACTGGGTCGTAATTTCTGCTGCAGGCCAGACTGCCACGATTCAGCATCTGTTGCCTCGGCGTACCTTATTTTCTCGTAAGGTGGCCGGAGGGACGACGGAGGTTCAACTGATTGCCGCTAATCTGGATAGCGTTTTTCTAGTCTGTGGATTAGACCATGATTTTAATGTGCGGCGGATTGAGCGCTACCTGGTGATGATTTGGGAGAGCGGTGCCCGTCCGATCATTATCTTAAATAAGGTCGATATTGGTGAGCAGATTGAACAGCGCCTCTTTGACTTAGAAACCATTGCCTTGGGCATTCCCATGGTTCAAATCAGTGCTTTGCATAATCAAGGTCTGGATGAATTAAGCCCTTGGCTGCAGCCGGGAAAAACCATTGCCCTAGTGGGTTCCTCTGGGGTGGGGAAATCCACAATAACCAATCAACTTATGGGGGAACAAATCCAGGCGGTGCAAGCAGTGCGGGCAGATGATAGTCGTGGACGCCATACTACCACCAGCCGTCAACTGATCTGCTTACCCTCCGGGTCCATTTTAATCGATACTCCGGGGTTGAGAGAACTTCAGCTGTGGACGACGCAAACGGGGGTTGCCAATGCGTTTAACGAGATTGAAGCCCTAGCAGAGCACTGTCGGTTTCGAGATTGTCAACATCAGCAAGAACCAGGCTGCGCCGTGCAGGCGGCTTTAGCGAGTGGTCAGCTCGAGGCTCAGCGCTTGCAAAGCTACCAAAAACTCCGCAAGGAAGAAGCCTATCTGCACCGCAAGCAAAATCAAAAAGCGCAGATCAACACCAAAGCTCGCTGGAAAAAGATCACTAAATCCATGCGGCAGCGACAGAAAAATCAATGGCAGTGA
- a CDS encoding Uma2 family endonuclease, producing the protein MLSEPLILNVETVHLSDEQFYQFCIANRDLRVERTKAGRLVLMPPVGGESGNRELEFGIDLGIWNRQTQLGKVFSSSTIFKLPGGGDRSPDAAWVQQDRWHALTLEQQQKFPPIAPDFVFELRSRSDAIAPLREKMEEYLACGVQLGWLFNPQEQQVEIYRQGHSAEVRSLPTTLSGEDILPGFQLSVERFAD; encoded by the coding sequence ATGTTATCTGAACCCCTTATTCTCAATGTTGAAACGGTTCACCTTAGCGATGAGCAGTTTTATCAGTTTTGTATCGCAAACCGCGACCTGAGAGTAGAACGGACTAAAGCAGGGAGACTCGTACTCATGCCACCTGTAGGCGGCGAAAGCGGTAATCGTGAACTAGAGTTCGGCATTGATCTAGGTATTTGGAATCGTCAAACCCAGCTTGGCAAAGTGTTTAGCTCTTCTACCATTTTTAAGCTTCCTGGTGGCGGAGACCGTTCGCCAGATGCAGCCTGGGTTCAACAAGACCGATGGCATGCCCTCACCCTTGAGCAACAGCAAAAGTTTCCACCGATCGCTCCAGATTTTGTCTTCGAATTGAGATCTCGTTCTGATGCCATAGCTCCCTTAAGGGAAAAAATGGAGGAATATCTCGCCTGCGGGGTCCAGTTAGGATGGCTCTTCAACCCGCAAGAACAACAGGTGGAAATTTATCGCCAAGGTCACTCTGCTGAAGTTAGATCCTTGCCCACAACCCTTTCTGGAGAAGATATTTTACCTGGGTTCCAGTTATCCGTTGAACGGTTTGCAGACTGA